In Humulus lupulus chromosome 7, drHumLupu1.1, whole genome shotgun sequence, the following are encoded in one genomic region:
- the LOC133790228 gene encoding putative disease resistance protein At1g50180, whose translation MAEAVVSCVIERLGDLLIDEAKFLWGVKGQIENAQSKLQCMSAFLQDADAFVRNGDRRVRLLVVKVRDTSYDLEDVIETYVFKVALKKNEGVVSKLKRYVCISKKGIDVHGVGSKIEEISSNIDTWTSELQKYGVHESMVMAAGTSSNQVREQRRRAYSHVVENDVVGFEKDIKELVAHLTGKENPQNPRVISVCGMGGLGKTTLARKVYHHPQVRSHFDCFAWASISQQCNRRNAWEEILFGFTSPTKERREEIKILSDGELAEELYNFQKEKKCLVLLDDIWSTDTWDLLKDAFPRGDIDSKILLTTRMMNIGPYADQHCYIHQPTCLDENQSWELFQNKSSYFGKDQTSIKDAERMEALGREMLKDCSGLPLAIIVLGGLLSTKHSVDKWEEMKRNVVRYISKGREHGDSECHGVSWVLGLSYDELPFYLKPCFLYLAHYPEDAIIQVKELCLMLMAEGFISPKRHSAETVEDVAYDYLSELVERSMVQVENWGLTGKMKTFRIHDLMRDLCVSKAQDENFLHLIELRNHLEEPPKPVSTVARRVSIYFHGFSHDNFFSFVDSKNGSVRCLTVDGGGTTQQLFRQVFNSFFMLRVLNLTFSSYNRLKLPKEIGKLIHLRLLSIFAYVEKIPSSIGNLRCLQTLKLSLEGCERVPPHVPDVIWKLEQLRHLHLFNDFGEPGFKLKLRLSNIRNLQILQGVSTECFDWNDFLQSRNLKKLKIFLGENWENIYHDPPTVTFDCLRHLQLLWHCLLYSTAIHCQKSFSLGLKDPCKKKLGGLAGFLPCWRFTCLRNGTSQVAVWSDLFMEVWLLSKLLYDDCTSLVDNFL comes from the exons atgGCAGAAGCTGTTGTTTCCTGTGTGATTGAAAGACTTGGAGACTTGCTAATCGATGAAGCCAAATTCTTGTGGGGAGTCAAAGGCCAAATCGAGAATGCACAGAGCAAGCTGCAATGTATGAGCGCTTTCTTACAAGACGCAGATGCTTTTGTAAGAAATGGTGATAGGAGAGTACGTCTTTTGGTTGTCAAAGTCAGAGATACTTCTTATGACTTGGAGGATGTTATTGAAACTTATGTCTTCAAAGTGGCTCTGAAGAAGAACGAAGGTGTGGTGAGTAAACTGAAAAGATATGTTTGCATCTCCAAGAAAGGAATTGATGTCCATGGAGTTGGATCAAAGATAGAGGAGATCTCATCTAACATTGATACTTGGACTTCAGAATTACAAAAGTATGGAGTACATGAGTCAATGGTTATGGCAGCTGGAACATCTTCAAACCAAGTTCGTGAGCAAAGACGACGGGCTTATTCTCATGTTGTGGAGAATGATGTTGTTGGATTTGAGAAAGACATCAAAGAATTGGTAGCCCATTTGACTGGGAAAGAGAATCCTCAAAATCCTAGGGTGATCTCTGTATGTGGGATGGGTGGCTTGGGGAAGACTACCCTAGCCAGAAAGGTTTATCATCATCCTCAAGTCAGGAGTCACTTTGATTGTTTTGCTTGGGCCTCGATATCTCAGCAGTGTAATAGACGCAACGCCTGGGAAGAAATCTTATTTGGTTTCACTTCTCCCACCaaggaaagaagagaagaaatCAAAATTCTCAGTGATGGTGAATTAGCGGAAGAGCTCTACAACTTTCAGAAAGAGAAGAAATGTTTGGTGCTCCTCGACGATATATGGTCCACTGACACATGGGATCTTCTAAAAGATGCATTCCCTCGAGGTGACATTGATAGCAAGATTTTACTCACTACTCGAATGATGAATATAGGTCCTTATGCGGATCAACATTGCTACATCCATCAACCTACGTGTCTCGATGAGAATCAAAGCTGGGAGTTGTTTCAGAACAAATCTTCATATTTTGGAAAGGATCAAACAA GCATAAAAGATGCGGAAAGAATGGAAGCACTAGGGCGAGAGATGCTTAAAGATTGCTCTGGTTTGCCATTAGCTATCATTGTGCTTGGTGGGCTTCTATCTACGAAACACTCAGTTGATAAGTGGGAGGAGATGAAAAGAAATGTGGTGAGATACATAAGTAAAGGCAGAGAGCATGGTGACTCGGAATGCCATGGTGTTTCATGGGTGTTAGGTTTGAGTTACGATGAGTTGCCATTTTACTTAAAGCCTTGTTTTCTATACTTGGCTCATTATCCTGAAGACGCCATCATACAAGTAAAAGAATTATGTCTTATGCTCATGGCAGAAGGTTTTATATCGCCAAAAAGACATTCAGCGGAAACTGTCGAAGATGTAGCATATGATTACTTAAGTGAGTTGGTGGAGAGGAGCATGGTTCAAGTAGAAAATTGGGGTTTAACAGGAAAAATGAAAACATTTCGCATTCATGATCTTATGCGAGACTTGTGTGTGTctaaagctcaagatgagaatTTTCTACATCTTATTGAATTGAGGAATCATTTGGAAGAGCCACCAAAACCTGTTTCTACCGTAGCAAGGAGAGTTTCCATTTATTTTCATGGTTTTTCTcatgataatttttttagttttgttgATAGCAAAAATGGCTCTGTTAGGTGCCTTACTGTAGATGGGGGAGGTACCACACAACAACTATTCAGACAGGTGTTTAATAGTTTTTTCATGCTTAGAGTCTTAAATCTAACTTTCTCGAGCTATAATAGGTTGAAGTTGCCTAAAGAAATTGGAAAGCTTATTCACCTAAGGTTGTTGAGTATTTTTGCCTATGTGGAAAAGATCCCATCTTCTATTGGTAATTTGAGATGCCTGCAGACTTTAAAGTTAAGTCTGGAGGGTTGTGAAAGAGTACCACCACATGTTCCAGATGTAATCTGGAAGTTAGAACAACTTAGACATTTACACTTGTTCAATGACTTTGGTGAACCGGGGTTCAAGTTGAAGTTGAGGTTATCTAACATTAGAAATTTACAAATATTGCAAGGTGTTTCGACTGAGTGCTTTGATTGGAATGATTTTCTACAGTCGAGGAATCTCAAGAAATTAAAGATTTTTCTGGGTGAAAATTGGGAGAATATTTACCACGATCCCCCAACCGTCACATTTGATTGTCTTCGGCATTTACAA CTGCTATGGCATTGCCTCCTCTATTCAACTGCTATACACTGTCAGAAATCATTCTCATTAGGACTGAAAGACCCCTGTAAAAAAAAACTGGGTGGACTTGCTGGATTTCTTCCTTGTTGGAG ATTTACATGTCTGCGGAATGGTACGAGCCAGGTTGCTGTCTGGAGTGACCTCTTCATGGAAGTGTGGCTATTGTCGAAGCTCTTGTACGACGATTGCACAAGTTTGGTGGACAACTTTCTCTA G